From the Rhinolophus sinicus isolate RSC01 linkage group LG02, ASM3656204v1, whole genome shotgun sequence genome, one window contains:
- the LOC109443682 gene encoding olfactory receptor 2AP1, which yields MMRNQTSVIEFILLGLTDDMELQVVLFLFLLLTYVLSIMGNLTIIIVTLLDYRLQSPMYFFLRNFSILEISFTSVFVPKMLVNIGTGDKTISFAGCFTQYFFAIFLGATEFYLLTAMSYDRYVAICKPLHYTTIMSRRLCIQLVFCSWFSGFVVIIVLHIMTLQLRFCASNIINHYYCDYTVLLHLSCSDTYLIQLIEFVLAAITLILTLMLVILSYTHIIRTILRIPSVQQRKKAFSTCFSHMIVVSLSYGSCIFMYINPSVKDAATFNKGVAVLNTSVAPLLNPFIYTLRNKQVKIAFKDMVSKITIFSKK from the coding sequence ATGATGAGAAACCAAACATCAGTGATAGAGTTCATTCTCCTGGGACTGACAGATGATATGGAGCTTCAAgttgtgcttttcctttttctgctgcTCACTTATGTCTTAAGTATCATGGGAAACTTGACCATCATCATTGTGACCCTGCTGGATTATCGCCTTCAGAGTCCTATGTATTTCTTCCTccggaatttttccattttggaaatatCATTTACCTCTGTCTTTGTTCCCAAAATGCTAGTCAATATTGGAACTGGAGACAAGACTATCTCTTTTGCTGGTTGTTTCACCCAGTATTTTTTTGCTATCTTTCTGGGAGCAACCGAATTTTACCTTTTAACTGCCATGTCTTATGATCGCTATGTTGCCATTTGCAAACCACTACATTACACAACTATAATGAGCAGGAGACTCTGCATTCAACTTGTCTTCTGTTCCTGGTTTTCTGGTTTTGTAGTTATCATTGTGCTACATATAATGACTCTCCAGCTGCGTTTCTGTGCATCCAACATCATCAATCATTATTATTGTGACTATACTGTATTGTTGCATTTATCCTGTTCAGACACATATTTGATACAACTGATTGAATTTGTCCTTGCTGCGATTACCCTCATCCTCACCTTGATGCTAGTGATTCTTTCCTATACACACATTATTAGGACAATTCTGAGAATCCCCTCTgttcagcaaagaaaaaaagctttttctaCTTGTTTCTCTCACATGATTGTGGTCTCACTTTCTTATGGAAGCtgtatctttatgtatataaatccCTCTGTTAAAGATGCAGCAACTTTTAATAAGGGGGTGGCTGTTTTAAATACCTCTGTTGCCCCTTTATTGAACCCTTTCATCTATACCCTAAGGAACAAGCAAGTGAAAATAGCCTTCAAAGATATGGTCAGCAAGATAACGATTTtttcaaaaaagtga